Proteins encoded in a region of the Geoanaerobacter pelophilus genome:
- a CDS encoding NUDIX hydrolase — METRNRSIIFNGIVVDLEQMEVKISDKGWHTFQIVRHPGGSAVLPLHEDGTVTLIRQPRPAINEFTLEIPAGRLSTGEDPVDCARRELLEETGLRATTLEPLGFIYSSPGVFDEKIYLFLANDLTQGESAQEQFEDIHPVRVPLSDALAMACDGRIIDGKTIVALLRASRREA, encoded by the coding sequence ATGGAGACACGTAACAGATCGATTATTTTCAATGGTATCGTTGTTGACCTTGAGCAGATGGAGGTCAAGATCAGCGATAAGGGATGGCACACCTTCCAGATTGTCCGTCACCCCGGCGGGTCGGCAGTTCTCCCGCTTCATGAAGACGGGACGGTTACCCTTATCCGGCAGCCGCGACCGGCGATAAACGAATTTACCCTGGAAATCCCGGCCGGCCGACTCAGCACCGGAGAAGACCCGGTTGACTGCGCCCGGCGGGAACTGCTGGAGGAGACCGGGCTGAGAGCCACCACCCTCGAACCGCTCGGCTTTATCTACTCATCTCCGGGAGTATTTGACGAAAAGATCTATCTGTTTCTTGCCAACGATCTTACTCAGGGAGAGTCCGCACAGGAGCAGTTCGAGGATATCCATCCGGTGCGGGTACCGCTTTCTGACGCCCTGGCAATGGCCTGCGACGGCAGAATTATCGATGGCAAGACCATTGTGGCGCTGCTGCGCGCCAGCAGGAGAGAGGCATGA
- the ttcA gene encoding tRNA 2-thiocytidine(32) synthetase TtcA: MDEAKLYKKIKNAVGRGVADHGLIAEGDRIAVAVSGGKDSYTMLHLLEALRQRAPIRFEIMALTIDSGYPGFRTDIIAGHLKEHGFAHHVEKTDHYGIIQAKRREGSSYCSICARLKRGALYELAQKFGCNKLALGHHLDDFAETLLLNQFFVGSLKSMAASMLADNGITTVIRPLVYVTEAQIIEFARLKGFPVVCCRCPACGEADMQRKRMKRLISELERDIPHIRQSILRALSNVQPRHLLDRQLFLKTVSPDDAAPDESA, translated from the coding sequence ATGGATGAGGCAAAACTCTACAAGAAGATCAAGAACGCCGTCGGACGGGGAGTGGCCGATCATGGCCTGATTGCCGAGGGAGACCGGATTGCCGTTGCCGTATCCGGCGGCAAGGATTCCTACACCATGCTGCATCTGTTGGAAGCGTTGCGACAGCGGGCGCCAATCCGGTTCGAAATCATGGCGCTCACCATCGATTCGGGCTATCCCGGCTTCAGGACCGACATCATTGCCGGACATCTCAAAGAACACGGTTTCGCGCATCATGTTGAAAAGACCGATCATTACGGGATAATCCAGGCAAAACGGCGGGAAGGCTCCTCCTACTGCTCAATCTGCGCCCGGCTCAAGCGCGGCGCACTCTATGAGCTTGCGCAAAAGTTCGGTTGCAACAAGCTGGCGCTTGGCCATCATCTCGACGACTTTGCCGAAACGCTGCTGCTCAACCAGTTTTTTGTCGGGTCTCTGAAGTCAATGGCCGCTTCCATGCTTGCTGACAACGGCATAACCACGGTGATCCGGCCATTAGTCTATGTGACTGAGGCCCAGATCATAGAGTTCGCCAGACTGAAGGGTTTCCCGGTGGTATGCTGCCGCTGCCCGGCCTGCGGCGAGGCCGACATGCAGCGCAAAAGGATGAAACGGCTGATCAGCGAACTGGAGCGGGATATCCCCCATATCAGGCAGAGCATCTTGCGGGCGCTTTCCAACGTGCAACCCCGCCACCTGCTGGACAGACAGCTTTTCTTGAAAACCGTTTCACCGGACGATGCCGCACCGGATGAGTCCGCCTGA
- a CDS encoding sensor histidine kinase: MSDQKCVALTDCGDVSETESYIRQLEKELTQAQKLEEIGMVAGVVAHDLNNILTPIFGYSTILKRDMDKDHPLAKAVGVIEKSAERAALLVGKLLGCSRQLEAVKTPFAVAKTLDAVLDSLNGKAVTLEKRFADVPLVLGDAHQIAMVIRAVIDNALEAIETGGKIAVAVDTVDLDDVFCKHHPPTKPGVHVCIAIVDDGHGMLPEVMARAFEPFFSTKTIELCAGIGLTLAHTITRKHCGCVTLESVPGKGTTAKIYLPAIKD, translated from the coding sequence ATGTCGGATCAGAAGTGCGTTGCCCTAACTGATTGCGGAGATGTCTCGGAAACCGAGAGCTATATCCGTCAGTTGGAAAAGGAGCTCACTCAAGCGCAAAAGCTGGAAGAAATCGGCATGGTTGCCGGAGTGGTGGCCCATGACCTGAATAATATCCTGACCCCGATATTCGGCTATTCGACCATCTTGAAGCGGGACATGGATAAGGATCACCCGCTGGCCAAGGCCGTTGGGGTGATCGAGAAATCTGCGGAACGGGCTGCGTTACTGGTCGGCAAGTTACTTGGTTGTTCCCGGCAGCTTGAAGCGGTCAAGACTCCCTTTGCCGTTGCCAAGACCCTTGACGCTGTCCTCGATAGCCTGAACGGAAAAGCCGTTACTCTTGAGAAGCGGTTTGCTGATGTGCCGCTGGTGCTTGGCGATGCTCACCAAATCGCGATGGTGATAAGGGCAGTTATTGACAATGCCCTTGAAGCGATTGAGACTGGAGGCAAAATCGCCGTAGCTGTTGATACCGTTGACCTCGATGATGTCTTTTGTAAGCACCACCCGCCGACCAAACCCGGGGTTCACGTCTGTATTGCCATTGTCGACGACGGTCATGGGATGCTGCCGGAAGTTATGGCGAGGGCCTTTGAGCCGTTCTTTTCAACAAAGACCATAGAGTTATGCGCCGGAATAGGATTGACCCTGGCGCATACCATTACCAGAAAGCATTGCGGCTGTGTTACCCTGGAAAGCGTTCCTGGGAAGGGCACCACCGCCAAGATTTATCTCCCCGCCATTAAAGATTAA
- a CDS encoding cache domain-containing protein — MTRFVSAIIISVLWITFSVVAMAASQTRDDAKTLVKKAVAYLKANGKDRALAEFSNPKGQFVNGELYLTVWDFNGTQIAHGANSKLIGKQLIELKDMDGKAFVKEFMAVGRKGQGWVSYKWTNPATNRIETKQTYLEAANEIIIGAGVYK; from the coding sequence TTGACAAGGTTTGTATCAGCAATCATCATCTCTGTTCTGTGGATCACGTTCTCAGTGGTCGCCATGGCAGCAAGCCAGACCAGGGATGATGCAAAGACTTTGGTAAAAAAAGCTGTTGCCTATTTAAAGGCCAATGGTAAAGACAGAGCCCTGGCTGAGTTCAGCAACCCCAAAGGACAGTTTGTTAATGGTGAGTTATATCTGACAGTGTGGGACTTCAATGGTACCCAGATCGCCCACGGAGCGAATTCTAAGCTGATCGGCAAACAACTTATTGAGCTTAAAGACATGGATGGCAAGGCATTTGTCAAGGAATTCATGGCTGTCGGCAGGAAAGGACAGGGATGGGTTTCGTATAAATGGACAAATCCGGCCACCAACAGGATTGAAACAAAGCAGACCTATCTGGAAGCAGCCAATGAAATCATCATCGGTGCGGGAGTATACAAATAA
- a CDS encoding RluA family pseudouridine synthase has protein sequence MILLATAGKEQQGVRLDDGLKALFPQLSKTEIRRLLDWGSCTVNMALVRVASRQLHQGDAIALGLIEKERCIDLVYTAADMLYEDQDCLAINKGIGINSQRTPYQLKGTAEYAVGCYLRTIGLNEEARIVHRLDRGTSGVLVFPKNKKTASYIAGEFKAGRVEKVYWAVVSGSPAEDSWQVNAPIGKLNKFRYAVMQPGKDSVTDFRVIARGDNAALIEAKPLTGRTHQIRVHLAHSGLPIIGDVNYGAPPAERIMLHCRRMAFKGPSGQPVQATAPIDNIFLEICSSHGIAIDKAECGLLNG, from the coding sequence ATGATCCTCCTGGCAACCGCGGGCAAAGAGCAGCAGGGCGTCCGTCTTGACGACGGCCTGAAAGCGCTCTTTCCCCAGCTGTCCAAGACTGAAATCCGCCGCCTGCTCGACTGGGGAAGCTGCACGGTCAATATGGCCCTGGTTCGCGTCGCTTCGCGGCAACTGCACCAGGGCGATGCCATAGCCCTGGGCTTGATTGAGAAGGAGCGGTGCATCGACCTCGTCTATACCGCTGCCGACATGCTGTACGAAGATCAAGACTGCCTGGCCATCAACAAGGGAATCGGCATCAATAGCCAGCGCACCCCGTACCAGTTGAAAGGGACCGCTGAATACGCAGTCGGCTGTTATCTGAGAACCATCGGCCTGAACGAGGAGGCGCGGATTGTCCATCGCCTTGACCGTGGCACCTCCGGGGTGCTGGTCTTCCCGAAAAACAAAAAGACGGCCTCGTATATTGCCGGCGAATTCAAGGCCGGCAGGGTAGAAAAGGTATATTGGGCGGTTGTTTCGGGGTCCCCGGCAGAAGATTCATGGCAGGTCAATGCGCCGATCGGCAAGCTCAACAAGTTTCGCTACGCAGTGATGCAGCCTGGGAAAGACTCAGTGACCGACTTCCGGGTGATTGCCAGAGGCGACAATGCCGCTCTGATCGAAGCCAAACCGCTGACCGGCCGCACCCACCAGATCCGGGTTCACCTTGCGCACTCCGGACTGCCGATTATCGGCGACGTCAATTACGGCGCTCCGCCAGCAGAGCGGATCATGCTCCACTGCCGGCGAATGGCTTTCAAAGGGCCTTCAGGCCAGCCGGTTCAGGCAACAGCCCCAATCGACAACATTTTCCTCGAGATTTGCAGCTCACACGGCATCGCAATTGACAAGGCAGAGTGCGGTTTACTCAATGGATGA
- a CDS encoding ATP-binding protein translates to MKLQFSIKSIKFRFFSTIALVLLAGTLALSAIIAVNEGVNQQSVLTQKGKGIAQYVSKLCLDALIMGNTVQIDSIVNEARYDEEILYIIIRDNSGKILTSQFASINYSSPHLEHIKFMLHDIHNVPQILEFIEKNESSVVLTSPITTGTETLGQVVVCLTKHNIISNIKNTISVIIVLNIAITIVLAILLFIVSGRLIFEPVSELANASRKLAKGDLTTRIDMHAVGEMQLLIDSFNQMAKDLQQTTVSKEYVNNIIKSMTEALLIISPDHSILDANYAAYKLLGYEPGELTGADAGKIFYDVLPAQVPTTADQGQKISTETCCQRKDGQIVPIYFTASVMPDNEGMIQGIVCTALDISPIKQVAEQLTAMNKTLQLEVEQRKQAQEEAFGLNKDLECQKTALELANLELESFSYSVSHDLRAPLRHINGFTNILREDYRDRLDDNGRDFLDRICAASSRMGVMIDDLLRFSRVSRAEMNVVDVDLSACAHKLATMFQESDPDRTTRFDIAEGLTTKGDASLLEMVLQNLIGNAWKYSSLTPEAVIAVGKIPSKSNDILYVKDNGVGFDMVYKDKLFTAFQRLHGKEYEGTGIGLATVHRIIERHGGKIWAESEVGKGATFYFSLDSAA, encoded by the coding sequence ATGAAGTTGCAATTCTCCATAAAAAGCATCAAATTCAGATTTTTTTCAACCATAGCCTTGGTGCTGCTGGCAGGAACTCTTGCACTGAGCGCAATTATTGCGGTGAACGAGGGGGTTAACCAGCAGAGCGTATTGACCCAAAAAGGGAAAGGTATTGCTCAGTATGTATCCAAGCTGTGCCTGGATGCATTGATTATGGGCAACACCGTGCAGATTGACTCCATAGTCAATGAGGCACGATACGATGAGGAGATCCTCTACATCATCATCCGCGATAACAGCGGTAAAATTCTTACATCACAATTTGCCAGCATCAATTACTCATCGCCCCATCTCGAACACATTAAATTCATGTTGCATGACATTCATAACGTGCCCCAGATACTGGAATTCATCGAAAAGAATGAATCCTCGGTTGTACTTACCTCTCCCATAACCACCGGTACTGAGACTTTGGGGCAAGTTGTCGTCTGCCTGACAAAACATAATATTATCAGCAACATTAAGAATACTATTTCCGTCATCATCGTCCTTAATATTGCTATTACCATCGTACTGGCCATACTCCTGTTTATTGTCTCGGGACGGCTTATATTTGAACCTGTCTCAGAGTTGGCAAATGCCTCCAGAAAACTTGCCAAAGGAGATCTTACTACCAGAATCGACATGCACGCTGTCGGTGAGATGCAGCTGCTGATCGACAGCTTCAACCAGATGGCTAAAGATCTGCAGCAGACGACAGTTTCGAAAGAATACGTCAACAACATCATTAAAAGCATGACCGAGGCCCTGCTTATTATTTCTCCGGACCATTCGATACTTGATGCGAATTATGCCGCCTACAAGCTTTTGGGATACGAACCAGGGGAATTGACTGGGGCCGATGCCGGCAAGATATTCTATGACGTCCTGCCGGCCCAGGTTCCCACGACAGCCGACCAGGGGCAAAAAATCAGTACCGAGACTTGCTGCCAACGGAAAGATGGGCAAATTGTACCGATATATTTTACGGCATCCGTTATGCCTGATAATGAAGGGATGATTCAGGGCATCGTCTGCACGGCCCTCGACATATCACCAATCAAGCAGGTTGCCGAGCAGCTTACTGCAATGAACAAGACCCTGCAACTTGAAGTTGAGCAGAGGAAACAGGCTCAAGAGGAGGCTTTTGGGCTCAACAAAGATCTGGAGTGCCAAAAAACCGCTCTCGAACTGGCCAATCTTGAGCTGGAGTCCTTCAGCTATTCCGTTTCCCACGACCTTCGGGCACCGTTGCGCCACATCAACGGTTTTACAAACATTCTCCGTGAAGATTACCGCGATCGACTTGATGACAATGGCCGGGATTTTCTCGACAGAATCTGTGCCGCAAGCAGCCGCATGGGAGTGATGATCGATGATCTGTTAAGGTTTTCCAGAGTTTCACGGGCAGAGATGAACGTTGTCGATGTGGACCTGAGTGCTTGTGCCCATAAACTTGCCACAATGTTTCAGGAATCCGATCCGGACCGCACCACACGCTTCGACATCGCAGAAGGGCTTACTACCAAGGGTGATGCATCTTTGCTGGAGATGGTTTTACAGAACCTGATCGGCAATGCCTGGAAATATTCCTCGCTGACCCCCGAAGCGGTCATTGCCGTCGGCAAGATCCCGTCAAAAAGCAATGATATTTTATATGTAAAGGACAATGGTGTCGGTTTCGACATGGTATACAAGGACAAGCTGTTCACAGCATTCCAGCGTTTGCATGGGAAGGAGTACGAAGGCACCGGCATCGGCCTGGCAACCGTCCATCGAATTATCGAGAGGCACGGCGGCAAAATATGGGCGGAAAGCGAAGTCGGCAAAGGAGCCACCTTCTACTTCAGCTTGGACAGCGCTGCATAA
- a CDS encoding ABC transporter substrate-binding protein produces MIRSCVSWLTLLVLAMMVLCPPDVQAEIKIGVLIFSDEARYQESFKGIKEQLARSGYKEPRVKFLMGNAAGSKAKAANLVRSFAADNLSLLITIGTNATVVAAREIKDIPIVFSQFYDPIGAGVAKSWNNSGTNVTGVSTMFDLSELVIRLQEVYPAKRLAVLYTPGESNTESQLRDLQKLQKKHGIEVLPVILAKKEDIVQILPDVMSTVDAVYLSGSSVIGANLSQIVGLANNSKVITITMLEDLAEKGVMLAVCGDPYAFGVIAGKKAAAVLKGAKPSSIPIEHSIKPGLIINKKTAKAAQVEIPKALLQKAIRVLE; encoded by the coding sequence ATGATCCGCAGTTGTGTTTCCTGGTTGACGTTGCTGGTGTTGGCAATGATGGTTCTCTGCCCTCCCGATGTGCAGGCTGAAATAAAGATCGGTGTGCTTATCTTCAGCGACGAGGCCCGTTATCAGGAATCGTTTAAGGGCATCAAGGAACAACTGGCCAGATCCGGCTACAAAGAACCAAGAGTTAAATTCCTGATGGGGAATGCGGCCGGGAGCAAGGCAAAGGCGGCCAATCTGGTGAGAAGCTTTGCTGCTGACAATCTTTCGCTGCTGATCACTATCGGGACCAACGCAACAGTTGTCGCTGCCAGGGAGATCAAAGACATCCCGATAGTATTCAGCCAGTTCTATGACCCCATCGGGGCAGGGGTGGCCAAGAGCTGGAACAATTCCGGCACTAATGTGACCGGGGTAAGTACAATGTTCGATTTGTCGGAACTGGTCATCCGACTGCAAGAGGTCTACCCGGCGAAAAGACTCGCAGTGCTGTACACACCAGGAGAAAGTAATACCGAGTCCCAACTGCGAGATCTGCAGAAGTTGCAGAAAAAGCACGGGATAGAGGTGCTGCCGGTAATCTTGGCTAAAAAAGAAGATATTGTGCAGATCCTGCCCGATGTAATGAGCACTGTTGACGCAGTGTACCTATCAGGCAGCAGCGTTATCGGGGCAAATCTTTCGCAGATTGTCGGACTTGCCAACAACTCGAAGGTCATAACAATCACCATGCTTGAGGATTTGGCAGAGAAAGGGGTAATGCTCGCCGTGTGCGGAGATCCCTATGCTTTCGGGGTCATTGCCGGCAAAAAAGCTGCAGCTGTACTCAAAGGGGCAAAGCCGTCGTCAATTCCGATAGAACACTCCATCAAACCAGGCTTGATCATAAACAAAAAAACGGCAAAGGCCGCGCAGGTCGAGATTCCCAAAGCATTACTGCAAAAGGCTATCAGAGTTTTAGAATAG